In the Leptospira sp. WS4.C2 genome, one interval contains:
- a CDS encoding GNAT family N-acetyltransferase, translating into MKPNTINKTERILEVRLAENQLEIERALALRYEVFNLEMGEGLPQSSATRKDRDEYDLYCHHLIVIDKSTDDKKIVGTYRILTRQNAKNGIGFYSENEFDITSIYNLPDEIAEVGRSCVHPEYRDGSVISLLWQGLAEFMNKHNVRYLMGCGSIHSTDAAVASQSYGFLKAKEAIAPDEFRVYPNPDFVLPGFDANFHVEDPKTISKNIPPLLKGYLRVGAKICGIPALDSVFGTTDVFILFDRKEITERYAKHYMNA; encoded by the coding sequence ATGAAACCAAATACAATCAACAAAACAGAACGAATCTTAGAAGTTCGTTTAGCTGAAAACCAATTGGAAATTGAAAGAGCACTGGCACTACGTTATGAAGTGTTTAACTTAGAGATGGGAGAGGGTCTGCCACAATCTTCTGCTACTCGTAAAGATCGTGATGAGTACGATTTGTACTGCCATCACCTAATTGTAATCGATAAATCTACAGATGACAAAAAAATCGTAGGAACCTACCGTATTTTAACACGTCAAAATGCAAAAAACGGAATCGGTTTTTACAGTGAAAATGAATTTGATATCACTTCTATTTATAACCTACCAGATGAAATTGCAGAAGTAGGACGTTCTTGTGTCCACCCTGAATACAGAGATGGTTCGGTGATTTCACTCCTTTGGCAAGGTCTTGCTGAATTCATGAACAAACATAACGTTCGTTATTTGATGGGTTGTGGATCCATCCACTCCACAGATGCGGCTGTTGCTTCTCAGTCTTACGGATTTTTAAAAGCCAAAGAAGCGATTGCTCCGGATGAATTTCGAGTGTATCCAAATCCTGACTTCGTCCTTCCTGGGTTTGATGCCAATTTTCATGTAGAAGATCCTAAAACCATCTCCAAAAATATCCCTCCACTTTTGAAAGGATACCTCCGAGTGGGTGCTAAAATCTGTGGAATTCCTGCACTGGATTCTGTTTTTGGTACTACAGATGTGTTTATTCTTTTCGACCGTAAGGAAATCACGGAGAGATACGCGAAACACTACATGAATGCATGA
- the polA gene encoding DNA polymerase I: protein MSGRLLIIDGHALAFRAYFAFAASNLTNSKTGLPSGAIFGFWRMLFKLLQDEKVTHIAFTFDPGTRLERNDLYEDYKAHRKPMPEDLKPQIHKIYEMLKALEFPMYKLDGIEADDIIGSLCKKFAKDFEEIVILSSDKDLYQVLDKNIHMLRGKRGVSEFEKIDPEWVEKNIGITKEQVTDYMALLGDASDNIPGVKGVGEKGAAKLIQEFGNLETIYKKLDQVKNKSLIDKLAADKENAFLSRKLATIVTNLKLDIKKNDLKIPNYYDPAKVQYFKDEGYNVLHRDLAKQAGIPITSEGDNKEVSPEPTGKKGKTSSEGSATSDSDTKPNKGSVVAKKNYKRIQTLEDLKKIIAKLDPKKPISVDTETTSSDPMLAELLGVSFSQEPGVGYYIAFSHPESIYSHLLPSPEEGLAVLKPMLTDPKWKKIGQNIKYDLLVLRNYGLELDGIYFDTMLASYLLHPGERRHNMDDMAVDYLDYKTITYEELVGTGKKKQNLYDIDPEKVSEYACEDADITLQLHNVLSPKMEEGIHKKLFFEIEMPVLLTLADMEFEGIAVEPGYFESLSKIFDAKIKEQEKNIHFFAGRPFNINSTKELQTVLFEDLRLPSDKKTKTGYSTDHSVLESLQGTHPIIDHLLEIRKFSKLKSTYTDTLPTLINPKTGRIHTSYNQTIAATGRLSSTNPNLQNIPIKDEEGRLLRKGFIAKKGFEILSLDYSQIELRIMAHFANDPQMMDAYKSGADIHKRTAAGLFGIPEDQVTPDMRNKAKVVNFSVIYGVTSFGLSNNLRISRKEAKEFIEKYFATYTGVGTYMEEIVEFCKEHGYVETLLGRRRYLPDIHSKHKMASEAAKRVAINSPIQGTSADMIKLAMIQIQNKIKKESFRSKLILQVHDELVFEVDPKEKKEFYQMAKEEMESAMKLKVPIVAQGKFGGNWDEAH from the coding sequence ATGAGCGGAAGACTACTAATCATTGATGGCCATGCCTTGGCTTTCCGAGCCTATTTTGCTTTTGCCGCATCCAACCTCACCAACTCTAAAACGGGACTTCCCAGTGGTGCTATCTTTGGGTTTTGGAGGATGTTATTCAAACTCCTGCAAGATGAAAAAGTAACCCATATCGCTTTTACATTCGATCCAGGCACAAGACTCGAAAGAAATGATTTGTATGAGGATTACAAAGCCCATAGAAAACCAATGCCCGAGGATCTAAAACCTCAGATTCACAAAATCTATGAAATGTTAAAAGCTTTAGAATTCCCCATGTACAAATTGGATGGAATTGAAGCCGATGATATCATTGGATCATTGTGCAAAAAATTTGCAAAAGATTTTGAAGAGATCGTTATTTTATCCAGTGATAAAGACTTATACCAAGTCCTTGACAAAAACATACATATGTTACGTGGGAAACGGGGTGTTTCCGAATTCGAAAAGATCGACCCAGAGTGGGTAGAAAAAAATATCGGAATCACCAAAGAACAAGTTACCGACTATATGGCGCTTCTCGGAGATGCATCAGATAACATCCCTGGCGTCAAAGGTGTGGGAGAAAAGGGAGCGGCCAAACTCATCCAAGAGTTTGGCAATTTAGAAACCATTTATAAAAAACTAGACCAAGTTAAAAACAAATCCCTCATTGATAAACTAGCCGCTGATAAAGAAAATGCTTTTTTATCTCGAAAACTCGCAACGATTGTCACCAACCTCAAACTAGATATCAAAAAGAACGACTTAAAGATTCCGAATTATTATGATCCGGCCAAGGTGCAATACTTCAAAGACGAAGGATACAATGTCCTTCATCGTGACCTTGCCAAACAAGCCGGTATTCCTATTACTAGTGAAGGGGATAACAAAGAAGTAAGCCCCGAACCAACGGGTAAAAAAGGAAAAACATCTTCAGAAGGATCAGCAACTTCAGATTCAGACACAAAACCAAACAAAGGTTCTGTGGTAGCAAAAAAGAACTACAAACGGATCCAAACTTTAGAGGATCTGAAAAAAATAATCGCAAAACTAGATCCTAAAAAACCAATCTCAGTAGATACAGAAACTACATCCTCTGATCCCATGCTCGCTGAGTTGTTAGGTGTTTCCTTCTCCCAAGAACCTGGTGTTGGTTATTATATCGCCTTCTCACATCCCGAATCCATTTATAGCCACCTCCTCCCTTCTCCGGAAGAAGGTCTTGCTGTATTAAAACCGATGTTAACCGACCCTAAGTGGAAAAAAATTGGGCAAAACATCAAATATGATTTATTAGTACTTCGTAATTACGGTTTGGAACTTGATGGTATTTATTTTGATACCATGCTTGCCTCCTATCTTTTGCATCCAGGGGAACGTCGCCATAATATGGATGATATGGCCGTTGATTATTTGGACTACAAAACGATCACTTACGAAGAGTTAGTTGGTACAGGGAAGAAAAAACAAAACCTATACGACATTGACCCTGAAAAAGTTTCCGAATACGCCTGCGAAGATGCAGATATTACCTTACAACTTCATAATGTACTTTCTCCAAAAATGGAGGAAGGAATTCATAAAAAACTTTTTTTTGAGATTGAAATGCCGGTGTTACTCACACTCGCCGATATGGAATTTGAAGGGATAGCGGTAGAACCAGGATATTTCGAATCTCTTTCCAAAATCTTTGATGCAAAAATCAAAGAACAGGAAAAAAATATTCATTTCTTTGCTGGAAGACCATTTAACATCAACTCAACGAAAGAACTACAAACCGTTTTGTTCGAAGACTTAAGACTTCCCTCAGACAAAAAAACAAAAACGGGATACTCCACAGACCATTCTGTTTTGGAATCTCTTCAAGGCACACATCCTATCATTGATCATTTGTTAGAGATCAGAAAATTTTCCAAACTCAAATCCACTTATACGGACACTTTACCCACACTCATCAATCCAAAAACGGGTCGAATCCATACAAGTTACAACCAAACCATTGCAGCCACAGGCAGGTTGTCCTCGACAAACCCCAACCTACAAAACATCCCGATCAAAGATGAAGAGGGGAGATTACTCAGAAAAGGATTCATTGCAAAAAAAGGATTCGAGATCCTATCTCTAGACTATAGCCAAATTGAACTCCGAATTATGGCCCACTTTGCCAATGATCCTCAAATGATGGATGCTTACAAATCAGGAGCCGATATCCACAAACGAACCGCAGCCGGCCTTTTTGGAATTCCAGAAGACCAAGTAACTCCCGATATGCGAAATAAAGCGAAGGTGGTTAACTTTTCTGTGATTTATGGAGTCACTTCATTTGGACTTTCCAACAACTTAAGGATTAGTCGTAAAGAAGCCAAAGAATTCATTGAAAAGTATTTTGCCACATACACTGGTGTGGGAACCTATATGGAAGAAATTGTCGAATTCTGCAAGGAACACGGCTATGTGGAAACACTGCTCGGACGTCGGCGTTACCTTCCCGATATCCATTCCAAACATAAAATGGCCAGTGAAGCTGCCAAACGAGTCGCCATCAATTCTCCCATCCAAGGAACTTCTGCGGATATGATCAAACTCGCGATGATTCAGATCCAAAACAAAATCAAAAAAGAATCATTTCGTTCCAAACTCATCCTCCAAGTCCATGATGAACTTGTCTTCGAAGTAGATCCTAAAGAAAAAAAAGAATTCTACCAAATGGCCAAAGAAGAAATGGAATCTGCAATGAAATTAAAAGTTCCCATTGTCGCCCAAGGGAAGTTTGGCGGTAACTGGGATGAAGCGCATTAG
- a CDS encoding glycosyltransferase, with amino-acid sequence MILHINTSREWRGGEQQLYYLVQGLTTFKIPQMIVGQPGSPLETKCKENGYEFVPIEMRGEWDRKAYKNIRSLCISKNIKLIHTHTAHAHTLALLAKRNHLNIPLIVSRRVDFKPKSSFFSRWKYQHPANDYYLPVSQKIKEVMMESKIAPERIITVYSGIDLKRFSKSVPHEYLREEFHIPKKCIVIGNVAALVDHKDQETLLNAITKMRTGADFRLMIVGDGKLENKLKTQAEQLGITDKVIFTGYRKDIPGLLSLFNIFTLTSKEEGLGTSVLDAMASGLPIVATNGGGIGEMLDHNEGAYVCSVGDAENIALGLDKLVGSEELRTKFGTFNKSSVKRFSVTKTVEKTKLIYYSFLGDTLYGEGT; translated from the coding sequence TTGATCCTTCATATCAATACTTCTCGCGAATGGCGCGGTGGAGAACAACAGCTTTATTATTTAGTCCAAGGACTAACCACTTTTAAAATCCCACAAATGATTGTAGGCCAACCTGGTTCTCCTTTAGAAACCAAATGCAAAGAAAATGGATATGAATTTGTTCCCATCGAAATGCGTGGAGAATGGGACAGAAAGGCATATAAGAATATTCGATCTCTCTGTATTTCTAAAAATATAAAATTAATTCATACACATACGGCCCATGCACATACATTGGCTCTTCTTGCCAAACGGAACCACTTAAACATCCCTCTCATTGTGTCTCGTAGGGTAGACTTTAAACCCAAATCCAGTTTCTTTTCTAGATGGAAATACCAACATCCAGCAAACGACTATTATTTGCCCGTTTCGCAAAAGATCAAAGAAGTGATGATGGAAAGTAAAATTGCTCCAGAAAGAATCATCACTGTTTATTCGGGCATTGATTTAAAAAGATTTTCGAAATCAGTCCCTCATGAATACTTAAGAGAAGAATTTCATATTCCCAAAAAATGCATTGTGATCGGAAATGTGGCAGCTCTTGTGGATCACAAAGACCAAGAAACATTACTCAACGCCATAACAAAGATGAGAACTGGTGCTGACTTTCGCCTAATGATCGTAGGTGATGGAAAACTGGAAAACAAGTTGAAAACCCAAGCCGAACAATTAGGAATCACAGATAAAGTGATTTTTACAGGCTATCGTAAAGACATTCCAGGCCTACTTTCTTTATTTAATATCTTCACACTTACCTCCAAAGAAGAAGGACTCGGGACTTCTGTTTTAGATGCGATGGCTTCAGGGCTTCCGATTGTGGCCACAAATGGCGGGGGAATTGGAGAAATGTTGGATCATAATGAGGGTGCTTACGTTTGTTCGGTGGGAGATGCAGAGAACATTGCTTTAGGGCTAGATAAACTCGTTGGCTCAGAAGAATTACGAACCAAGTTCGGAACATTTAATAAGAGCTCCGTCAAACGATTTTCTGTTACCAAAACAGTTGAAAAAACAAAACTAATCTATTATTCCTTTTTAGGAGATACTTTGTACGGAGAAGGAACATGA
- a CDS encoding ATP-binding protein: MTVPSEVLPYLLTPSAGSYAMFLPPDMSSVRHFRTELKRTLEDNGFSADNIMHIELAADEALTNAVAANVSCHCDETIICRWRIDSSKFTLYILDYGSGLSEEGSLPDTDKELLKANQSQCFSTFLDHIKNHQSKKPDTLPYYGSGQKHKNMGKGLKIINAMMDSVKVMFHGEGMVDEAPAGFKVMGSIIALEYDRSKHL; encoded by the coding sequence TTGACAGTACCATCTGAAGTTTTACCGTATTTATTAACTCCCTCTGCAGGATCGTATGCGATGTTCCTGCCTCCTGATATGTCCTCTGTCAGACATTTCCGAACCGAGCTCAAACGAACTCTCGAAGACAATGGCTTTAGTGCTGACAATATCATGCATATTGAACTGGCTGCTGACGAAGCCCTTACCAATGCAGTAGCTGCCAATGTTTCTTGCCATTGTGACGAAACCATCATTTGCCGATGGCGGATCGATTCCTCAAAATTTACTCTTTATATCTTAGATTATGGATCGGGACTCTCGGAAGAAGGATCTCTTCCCGACACAGACAAAGAACTACTTAAGGCAAACCAATCACAATGTTTTAGTACCTTTCTCGACCACATCAAAAACCACCAAAGTAAAAAACCGGATACCCTTCCTTATTATGGTTCCGGCCAAAAACATAAGAACATGGGAAAAGGATTGAAAATTATCAATGCCATGATGGACTCCGTTAAAGTAATGTTTCACGGAGAAGGAATGGTAGACGAAGCACCAGCGGGGTTCAAAGTCATGGGCTCCATCATCGCTCTCGAATACGACCGTTCCAAACACTTATAA
- the gltX gene encoding glutamate--tRNA ligase encodes MTEVRTRFAPSPSGFLHVGGARTALFNYLYAKAKKGKFLLRIEDTDQDRSTEASFKIILESLKWLGMEWDEGPGVGGPNGPYTQSERIHIYKEYTDKLISEKKAYRCFCSADELDGKKKQADAMGIPYIYDGKCSDLTDAEIQSQIENKIPFTVRFKTPHKIVIVDDMIQGKVKFESKLIGDFIIVKSDGFPSYNYAVVIDDALMKITHVIRGVGHLSNTPRQILIFEAFGFPLPRFAHASEIVGTDGKKLSKRAGATSVLAFRDLGYSSDTMRNYMALLGWTSPDGKEYMSDAELCSVFDVERCSKSPATFDVFKKLKEEEKETVDFNKLSLLGLAEYLNPKSKLNWMSNKYIRDVNIETLGKELEPFLKDCQIPETYKSGTNPQLLSILDSVRVYLDRLIQAPPYIEEFFLENLQFENDEAKQLVLEGNGKAVVSAFYQYVKAHALVTPDEYKEAMAKAGESTGEKGRTLFMPIRAITTGKSHGLELPILFSLLGQDKLVKRMEQLALALGVTV; translated from the coding sequence ATGACAGAAGTTCGCACTCGCTTTGCCCCATCCCCATCGGGATTTCTCCACGTAGGAGGAGCTAGAACCGCCCTATTCAATTATTTATATGCGAAAGCAAAAAAAGGAAAGTTTTTACTTCGTATCGAAGACACAGACCAAGACCGGTCCACCGAAGCCTCTTTCAAAATCATTTTAGAATCTTTAAAGTGGCTTGGAATGGAATGGGATGAAGGTCCTGGCGTGGGTGGTCCGAACGGCCCGTACACTCAGTCCGAAAGAATTCATATCTATAAAGAATACACAGACAAACTGATTTCAGAAAAGAAAGCCTATCGATGTTTTTGTTCCGCAGACGAACTAGACGGCAAAAAAAAACAAGCCGATGCGATGGGTATTCCTTATATCTATGATGGGAAATGTTCGGATTTAACAGATGCCGAAATCCAATCTCAAATCGAGAATAAAATTCCCTTCACGGTAAGGTTCAAAACTCCTCATAAAATTGTGATCGTAGATGATATGATCCAAGGAAAGGTAAAGTTTGAATCCAAACTCATAGGTGACTTTATCATCGTCAAATCTGATGGATTTCCTTCGTATAACTATGCTGTGGTGATTGATGATGCTCTTATGAAAATCACACATGTGATTCGCGGAGTGGGGCATCTTTCCAACACACCTCGCCAAATTTTGATTTTTGAAGCCTTTGGTTTTCCTCTCCCTCGTTTTGCTCATGCTAGCGAAATTGTAGGAACCGATGGGAAAAAACTATCCAAACGTGCGGGTGCCACATCGGTTCTTGCATTTCGTGATCTCGGTTATTCGAGTGATACCATGCGTAATTATATGGCCCTACTTGGCTGGACTTCTCCCGATGGGAAAGAATACATGAGTGACGCCGAACTTTGTTCCGTCTTTGATGTGGAACGCTGCTCCAAATCCCCTGCTACCTTCGATGTATTTAAAAAACTGAAAGAAGAAGAAAAGGAAACTGTTGATTTCAATAAGTTATCCCTTCTTGGACTTGCAGAATATTTAAATCCCAAATCGAAACTCAATTGGATGTCGAATAAATACATTCGTGATGTAAACATTGAAACTTTAGGAAAGGAACTCGAACCATTTCTGAAGGATTGCCAAATCCCAGAAACCTACAAATCAGGAACAAACCCACAACTCCTTTCCATTTTGGATTCCGTTCGCGTGTATTTGGATCGGCTCATCCAAGCCCCACCCTACATTGAAGAATTCTTTTTGGAAAATCTCCAATTTGAAAATGATGAGGCCAAACAATTGGTTTTGGAAGGAAACGGCAAAGCGGTGGTTTCTGCTTTTTACCAATATGTCAAAGCCCATGCCTTAGTGACTCCCGATGAATACAAGGAAGCCATGGCAAAGGCGGGTGAATCTACAGGTGAAAAGGGAAGAACCCTCTTTATGCCCATTCGCGCCATCACTACGGGGAAATCCCACGGTTTAGAACTACCCATCCTCTTTAGCCTTCTCGGCCAAGACAAACTTGTCAAACGGATGGAACAGCTCGCTTTGGCCTTAGGGGTCACGGTTTAG
- a CDS encoding DNA gyrase subunit A yields MKNEDQYPKRPFEDQVNDDQRKYSRYVCDSRAIPQEIDGLKPVQRRILWAMWNSDARNRHTKTVKVAGLAMGYHPHGDRSIQDALSQMAQDFAFANNYPLVHGEGTFGDVLDPNAIASPRYTEVKLSDFAKDLGFFESLPDIDYVKNYDETEDEPIHFVGKVPVVLLNNIQGIATGFRCFIPAHKLSDVIDSQVTYLKTGKPKKVTPWYKGYGGEVKLSKNDNGNTVMSTTFGFKKDDGKLFLVDSPMNWNREKVVNYLDDLIERKDNWLKDYVDHSSQTFKIELIAKKGEEPSEKEIKELFTKENNEVLTINVITHEGKLRNFVPEEIIKRFCDFRKTHLIRRFKRLAGLEKEKIDRNSELIRFIKEKWNEKVTGIKSKKEFEEKLKAAKFIYFEWLSSIPVYRMTLEEVRKCEDAIVEAKTKYTEYTTLQKDDKKLTGFMTDELDELKKKWDPK; encoded by the coding sequence ATGAAGAACGAAGACCAGTATCCGAAACGCCCCTTTGAAGACCAAGTGAATGACGACCAAAGGAAATACTCTCGTTATGTATGTGATTCGAGAGCCATTCCACAAGAAATTGATGGTCTAAAGCCTGTTCAACGAAGGATTCTTTGGGCGATGTGGAACTCGGATGCAAGAAACCGTCACACCAAAACGGTAAAAGTTGCCGGTCTTGCGATGGGATACCATCCACATGGAGATCGTTCGATCCAAGATGCCCTTTCACAAATGGCACAAGACTTTGCTTTTGCTAATAATTATCCTTTAGTACATGGAGAAGGAACTTTCGGTGATGTTTTAGATCCGAATGCAATTGCCTCTCCTCGGTATACAGAAGTCAAACTTTCTGACTTTGCAAAGGATTTAGGATTCTTTGAAAGTTTGCCAGACATTGATTATGTCAAAAACTATGATGAAACTGAAGATGAACCCATTCACTTTGTGGGAAAAGTTCCCGTTGTCCTCTTAAACAACATCCAAGGGATCGCAACGGGATTCCGTTGTTTCATTCCTGCTCACAAACTGAGTGATGTAATCGATTCCCAAGTCACTTATCTTAAAACAGGAAAACCAAAAAAGGTAACTCCGTGGTACAAAGGGTACGGTGGAGAAGTGAAGTTGTCCAAAAATGACAATGGTAACACCGTGATGTCCACCACCTTTGGTTTCAAAAAAGATGATGGAAAGTTGTTTCTTGTTGACTCACCCATGAACTGGAATCGCGAGAAAGTGGTTAATTATTTAGATGATCTGATCGAAAGAAAAGACAACTGGCTGAAAGACTATGTGGATCATTCCAGCCAAACCTTTAAAATTGAACTCATTGCCAAAAAAGGCGAAGAACCTTCCGAGAAGGAAATCAAAGAACTTTTTACTAAAGAAAACAATGAAGTCCTCACTATCAACGTTATCACTCACGAAGGAAAACTTCGTAACTTTGTTCCTGAAGAAATCATTAAACGATTTTGTGATTTTAGAAAAACTCATCTCATCCGTCGTTTCAAACGATTGGCTGGTTTGGAAAAAGAAAAGATTGATCGTAACTCAGAACTCATTCGGTTCATTAAAGAAAAATGGAACGAAAAAGTAACGGGGATTAAATCCAAAAAAGAATTTGAAGAGAAACTAAAAGCAGCTAAGTTCATTTACTTTGAATGGTTGAGTTCCATTCCCGTTTACCGAATGACTTTGGAAGAAGTTCGTAAATGTGAAGATGCGATTGTAGAGGCAAAAACCAAATACACCGAATATACGACTCTTCAAAAAGATGATAAAAAACTCACCGGTTTTATGACCGATGAACTTGATGAACTGAAGAAAAAATGGGATCCGAAATAA
- a CDS encoding toprim domain-containing protein, with protein MAQKTEKTSGNSRNFKKLSNVEHVRMRTGMWLGQNSLSTFEQHFFTKDSAGTYDIVHEELSDIPAKLKCLDEACMNCVDEYRKNLNDKSIQEKDKMNKLIIQLSTDRKRVTIQDNGRGIPADNAEGVYLHLMYGENFDDKVKEDHVAGQNGVGISLVRMVSSFFRVKTINGGKAYKKMFSIHDDVKKTIRGFKLSKDDTERVHLYYDEHGTFADCPLLSADQIKQLKAPCDKAGMTAVVETAKKEDHGTTVEFELNPAYFNNLDTSFNINLVKQYLQDIAMSNPGLEVVFIHKTGKEKYKFKKGFDEIFSNSEMVYYKLDYADKTSASQIHMDTYVVVGQNKTLTWVNSIFCPQGGSAIEYLENRLCDEIRKKSQIVSLEKKLNTQCTRNDVRSCFHMYVNLRILNPRFKSQDKSYLINDLNDDIRKSVDKHLDKLLKKTGLIEEIKMVMERRTQLKQLEDAQKGLRKASRNNIPKLMPPTGKPNDPGRILFVAEGDSAIAGLRPARNPKLHGLFPLRGKPLNCKGMSLAKALQNEEMKNIVAIVGLPLDQKVKSIDELHYDRISIITDADFDGYAIRSLMLSFFYEYWPELFDLGFINISAAPLYEVDVKWKDAKKETVFCIDDSDYDKLVVRVNKQGAEITRKKRNKGLGETGKEAMKYAVDHCMTTITVGNKKTAKNTQDLWFHKDYAEKRREAISEYSMSVIQD; from the coding sequence ATGGCTCAAAAAACTGAAAAAACCTCAGGAAATTCGCGAAATTTTAAGAAATTATCGAATGTAGAACACGTTCGGATGCGGACAGGAATGTGGCTTGGACAAAACTCTTTGTCCACATTCGAACAACATTTTTTTACCAAAGATAGTGCCGGAACTTACGACATTGTGCACGAAGAACTTTCTGACATCCCCGCCAAACTGAAATGTTTGGATGAAGCCTGTATGAACTGCGTGGATGAGTATAGAAAGAACTTAAACGACAAATCAATCCAAGAAAAAGACAAAATGAACAAACTCATCATTCAATTGTCTACGGATCGCAAACGGGTGACCATCCAAGACAATGGTCGTGGGATTCCAGCAGACAATGCGGAAGGGGTTTACCTCCACTTAATGTATGGAGAAAACTTTGATGATAAAGTCAAAGAAGACCATGTGGCGGGTCAAAATGGTGTTGGTATTTCTCTTGTTCGTATGGTCTCTTCGTTTTTTAGAGTGAAAACCATTAATGGTGGTAAAGCTTATAAGAAAATGTTTAGCATCCATGATGATGTTAAAAAAACCATTCGTGGTTTTAAACTTTCTAAAGATGATACAGAACGTGTTCATTTGTATTATGATGAACATGGAACTTTTGCAGATTGCCCTCTTTTATCAGCAGACCAAATCAAACAACTAAAAGCTCCCTGTGATAAAGCCGGGATGACCGCCGTTGTAGAAACTGCTAAAAAAGAAGATCACGGAACCACAGTTGAGTTTGAATTAAACCCAGCTTATTTTAATAATCTGGATACTTCCTTTAACATCAATTTGGTGAAACAATACCTGCAAGACATTGCGATGTCCAATCCAGGTTTGGAAGTAGTTTTTATTCACAAAACTGGTAAAGAAAAATACAAATTCAAAAAAGGTTTTGATGAGATTTTTAGTAACTCGGAAATGGTTTACTATAAATTGGATTATGCAGATAAAACCTCTGCTTCTCAAATCCACATGGATACCTATGTGGTTGTGGGCCAAAACAAAACACTCACTTGGGTAAATTCGATTTTTTGTCCACAAGGTGGATCTGCCATTGAATATTTGGAAAACAGACTTTGTGATGAGATTCGAAAAAAATCTCAAATTGTGAGTTTAGAAAAGAAACTCAATACACAATGTACACGTAACGATGTTAGAAGTTGTTTCCACATGTATGTAAACCTTCGTATCCTCAATCCCCGTTTTAAATCGCAAGATAAGTCCTATCTCATCAATGATTTGAATGATGACATCCGAAAGTCGGTTGATAAACATTTGGACAAACTTTTAAAGAAAACTGGTCTGATTGAAGAAATTAAGATGGTGATGGAGCGTAGAACCCAGTTAAAACAGCTCGAGGACGCGCAGAAAGGCCTCCGTAAGGCCTCTCGGAACAACATCCCTAAGCTTATGCCTCCGACAGGCAAACCGAACGATCCAGGTCGAATTCTATTTGTGGCGGAAGGGGACTCGGCGATTGCGGGTTTACGTCCGGCAAGAAATCCAAAACTTCATGGTCTTTTCCCTTTGCGGGGGAAACCATTGAACTGTAAGGGAATGTCTTTGGCAAAAGCCTTACAAAATGAAGAGATGAAAAATATCGTGGCCATTGTCGGCCTTCCTCTCGACCAAAAAGTAAAGTCGATTGATGAATTACATTACGATCGCATCAGTATCATCACAGATGCGGATTTTGATGGTTATGCGATCCGTTCTTTAATGTTATCATTTTTCTACGAATATTGGCCTGAACTTTTTGATTTAGGTTTTATCAATATCTCTGCAGCACCACTTTATGAAGTGGATGTGAAATGGAAGGATGCAAAAAAAGAAACGGTTTTCTGTATTGATGACTCCGACTATGATAAGTTAGTTGTTCGTGTAAACAAACAAGGAGCTGAGATCACTCGTAAAAAACGAAATAAGGGACTGGGAGAAACTGGTAAGGAAGCCATGAAGTATGCGGTGGATCATTGTATGACTACCATTACTGTGGGAAACAAAAAGACTGCCAAAAATACCCAAGACCTTTGGTTCCACAAAGATTATGCAGAAAAACGCCGCGAAGCGATTTCTGAATACTCTATGAGTGTCATCCAAGACTAA